The Candidatus Woesearchaeota archaeon sequence TGCTTCGAAGATGAGCCAGAGCCGCTCTTGTGCGGAGATGGCCAGGTCCAGCCAGGAGAGGAATGCGACGATGGCAACACAGATGATGGTGATGGATGCTCATCAGTCTGCCTTATTGAAGAGGAAGGCGATCCATTCTGCGGCGACGGAAACCTTGACACATTTGAGCAGTGCGACGATGGCAACAATGCCGACGGCGATGGCTGCTCAGCAAAGTGCCAGTTCGAGAACGTTCCGCCAGACGGCGAAGTGCCTGAGTTCACAACAATCGGCGTGACTCTTGCTTTGGCGGGCGCAGCGGGCATTGCACTGTCAAGGAGAAGGAAGTAAGCATTGGCTTATTTTTTCTTTTTTTATTTTCTTTTAATTCTAAACTCTTTATCCATATCATCTCTCTGTCTCTTCACAATGGTAAAGCTTTATAAAGAATAAGCCCTATTAATCTTATATATTAATTTTGTCTATATTTGAAAAAGAAGGCACATCAGGGGGGTGCATAAGATGAAGACATTTTTAATGTACGGAATATTATTTCTGTTAGTTGTTTCGGCAGCATCAGCGGTGCCTGGAGACAATCTCCGGCAAATTATCGGGGCTTATTCGGAGCCATGCGGCATCAACACGGGCATTGCATTTGATGGCACTAACTTATTGATGAGTTGCTGGTCCCACAATGTTCTTGATGTTCTAAGCCCGGCAGATGGCAGTCTTGTGGGCACAGTTACTGTCCCTGGTTATGATGGCCTAATGGCGATGGCCTGGGATGCATCACGCAACAAGCTATGGATGTGTGCTGAACATAATGATGTTATCCTTGTTGATACAAGTGATGGCAGCAGCGTATTCATGTTCACCGCACCTAATTCATGCACAGATGGTTTGGCGTATGACGGATCCGATGATACCGTTTGGACAAGCGGTGATGTTCACTCAACAATCTACCATTACCAAACTGACGGTACAGAGATAGGGTCATTTAGCATGAGCGGCAAGATTGGCAGCTGTGGAAACTCTGGCATTGCAGTTGGCGGAGACAAGCTATATCTGGCCAACAACGGGTGCAGCCAAATTTACGAGGCATCAAAAGACCTGAGCAGTTCTGTATTATTCGCCAGTTTTCCAGAGAGATTGGAGGACATGGAGTGCGATGACATAACCTTTGCCGGTGATGGCGTTGGCGCTATCTGGAGCCAGGATGCATATGACAGAATAATCAATGCATACGAGATTCCACAAGGACAATGCGGCTTTGGAGGTCTTCCACCACCGCCAGACTGTGATGGAGATTGCCCACCACCGCCAGACGGCGAAGTGCCTGAGTTCACAACAATCGGCGTGACTCTTGCTTTGGCAGGCGCAGCGGGCATTGCACTGTCAAGGAGAAGGAAGTAAGCATTGGCTTATTTTTTCTTTTTTTCTTTCTTTTTTCTGTTTCTTGTTTCCCAAAACCATTTTTATCCTTTTTATCCGATAGCTTTTTAATTTCAGCGCCAAAAGCTAGTCAACATGCATATCTCTTCCAGGACAAATGGGTTGGGCACAGAAAATGCCTTTGTCGTCCTTGCAGACGTCAACAGGCGCATAAGGGAAGGCCAGGACATCATCAGTTTTTGCATTGGCCAGCCTGATTTTGACACCCCTCAAAATATCAAGGATGCGGCAATCGACGCGCTCAGAAAAGGCAAGACAGGATACACTGACTCTGCAGGGGTTCACGAGGTCAGGGAAGCAATAGCACATCACCTTTCAACATCCAGGCGCATTCAAGTTAAACCTGAGGATGTCGTAATTGCCAACGGGGCCAAGCCGTTCATTGCATTTGCAATACTCTCAACAACAGATTATGGCAAGGGTGATGAAGTTATTTATCCAAATCCCGGATTTCCGATTTACGAATCCCAGATTATTGCCAATGGCGCTGTGCCAGTCCAACTGCCACTGACAGAGAAAAAGGGATTTGGCTTTGAGATTGGTGAACTGAAAAAAAGGATAACCGCGAAAACCAGAATGCTCATCATTAACACCCCCCAGAATCCAACAGGAGGCATTCTCAGCGGGGAAGACCTGAACGAGGTCGCAAGGCTTGCAAAGAAGCATGACTTCTGGGTATTTTCAGATGAAATATACAGCCAGATTGTCTATGACGGCGAATTCAGGAGCATTGCGTCCATTCCAGGAATGTTTGAGCGCACGATAATACTGGACGGCGCTTCCAAGGCTTATGCAATGACAGGCTGGAGAATGGGCTTTGCCGCCAATCCTGTCATGGCCCCGCATATGGCAAAATGGATGACCAACATGGAGTCATGCGCAAACCACATTGCACAGTATGCCATGAAAGAGGCATTCAGCGGGCCACAGAAAGAAACAGCAAAAATGGTGGCCACTTTCAAGAAGAGAAGGGACCTCATTGTGAAATTATTGAATGATATCGGCGGCGTCAGCTGCCTGTCGCCCGGAGGGGCATTCTATGCCTTCCCTAATGTGACGCAGGCATGCAAACGGCTCAAGCTCAGGAATGCCGAGGAATTGCGGAAACTTCTTTTAGAGAACGGCGTGGCTGTATTGGCAGACACCCATTTCGGCAAGAAAGACCCGAATGAGACACAACATTATATCAGGCTCTCTTATGCAACTTCCACGGAGAATATAATTGAAGGATGCAAAAGAATGAAAAAAACAATAGAAGGGGAAAAATAACCAACTATGCCCCGACTGAATTTCTTCATGAATTTGCCAGCTTAATCCTTGCTGCCTTTCACTTTCAGCTTCAGCATAATGGGCTTAAGAAGCGGCGGGGTAATGAATGTTGTCAGCATAATCATTATTACCAGAACGCCATACAAGGAGGCGTCTATCAATCCAGAGGTCAGGCCAAAGGTCGCGAATATAAGGCCGACTTCGCCCCTTGGAATCATGCCAATGCCTATTGCCCACGGGTTGGCCTTCTTTCCAATAACAGCAATCCCTGATGCCAGCTTGCCGGCAATGGCAATAAGCGTCAACACAATTATAAAGCCAAGATTGCTTAAATTGGCAAGGACATGGACATCAATATATGCCCCTGCCTGAATGAAGAATAATGGAACAAACATATCAGCTACTGGCTGTATCCTTTCATGGATGTGTTCTTTCTGCTCTGTCCTTTCCAGTATCAATCCAGCAGCAAAAGCCCCTACAATTGTTGCCAGGCCGATAAGGTTTGCCATAACTGCCAGGATGAGGCTCAATGCAAATGCAAAAACAATCACGCTTCCCCTCACCTGCATCCTGTTGATATAGCGGAATAGCCACGGCGTAAACTTTATCCCAACCCATGTTGTCAAAACAAGAAAGAGCACCGAGACAAACGTAATCTTTCCAATGCCAAATATTGAAACCTTGCCTAACTCAACTATCCCTGTGACAATTGAAAGTATAATCAAGCCAATAACATCATCAATAACCGCAGCTCCAAGAATTATCCTTCCTTCTTCAGTATCAATCCTCTTGATATCTGAAAGTACCCTCATTGTGATGCCGACGCTGGTTGCTGTGAGTGTTGCGCCAATGAACAAGGCCACAGTGCTGGGATGCCCGGATAGAGCAAAATATGCATAGCCGGTAATCAATGGGACAGCAACACCTACACACGCAACTAAAGTGGCTGTCATGCCGGATTTTAAGAGCTTGTAAACATTTGATTCCAACCCAACCTCAAATAAAAGGAGTATGACCCCTATCTCTGCCAGAAATGTAAAAACCTCATTTTCTCCGGGCTGTAGAATGTGCAAAAGGCTTGGCCCCATGACAATCCCGACCATGAGCTCTCCAAGCACGGCACTTTGGCCCATTTTCTCAAATAATTCCCCTATAATTTTAGCCAGAATGAGTGCCAGGATGATTGTCAGCAATGTTATGATAAATATTTCCATACCTATTGAATTAGGGATTAATATTATAAAGCTTTCTAGTCTTCTAAATACGAAAATCTTTTTATTGTCAGCTGACAAACCTTCTCATATGAAGCATATACTGCTGTATCTTATAGCCGGCACGCGCGGCGGCGAGACACGGGCCAGAATAATAAATTTTCTGCGCAAAAAGCCATCAAATGCACACAAGCTCGCCAAGTCATTAAAACTTGACTATAAAACCATCACACACCATCTCGAAATACTGATTGACAACAAAATTCTGGGGGTCACAACACAGAAAAAATACGGGGCAGTATACTACCTGGATGAGTTTTTTGAGAAGGAAATCAGCACTTTCGACGAGATTGTGGCGAAATTTGGGCAAGATTTGGGAAAAAGTAATTAAATAACTGAGAGTTCCATGGAGGTTAGGCAAATGACAATAATAATGCAGGCCACAACAGCGCTGACATTTTTGTCCATTGCTTTGCTGGCAGTGTTGTTGCGGATTTACTGGCAAAATTATGCAAAAATAAAGTCAAAGTTTACAATAGGCTTGATGCTGTTTGCCGGAGTATTCCTTGTGCAAAACATGGTGTCGTTTTATTTTTTTGTGACCATGATGCCCTATTTTGTCCAAGCAGTTGAAATGCATGTGTTCCTGCTTTCACTGCTGCAGTCGATAGCATTTTCAGTAATGCTCTGGAATGCCTGGAAGTAAAAATGATTTAAGTTTAATAGGTGAAAATCAAGGTGATATGGATGGTTGAGGTTAGCTTAATAGCAGCATTTATCGGCGGAATTATATCATTTTTGAGCCCGTGTGTTCTTCCCCTTATTCCTGGATTTTTAGCCTACCTCTCTGGCACCTCGTTGGGCGATACGGGCAAGGGCTCCAGGGCTAAGATGTTTCTCAACAGCGTATTTTTTGTCCTTGGATTTTCATCTGTATTTGCGCTGCTTGGCGTGCTTCTCAACACAGTTCTTGAGTCATCATCTTACAGCGTCCAGACATGGCTTGGCCGAATCGGGGGGATTATAATAATCTTTTTCGGGCTTTATCTCCTTGGGCTAATCAAAATTCCATTCCTTGAACGCGACCATAAGCTGAAAGTCACTACGAAATTCAGCATCAGCTATGTAACATCATTTGTATTCGGGGCTGCATTTGCAGTTGGCTGGAGCCCGTGCGTGGGCGCAGTGCTTGGCTCAATACTGGCGCTGGCAGCGAGCCAGCCAGGCATGAGCTTTGCATTGCTCGCAGTTTATGCTCTTGGACTTGGCCTTCCATTCCTAATAGTGGGATTATTTTCTGGTCAGGCAATTACCCTGATAAACAAATCAGAAAAATTCCTGAAATATTTCAACATTGTTGTGGGAATATTCCTGCTGATACTCGGCGTGTTGGTATTTACCGGCACACTGAATTTAGTTGCAAATTTCAGCTTCGTAAACAATTTTTTACTTAGATAATTAGCTAATGAATCAATATACAAGTCAAGACCAGACGTGATAAAATGAAAAAAATGCAAAGAAACATTTGGCTGGGAATAACTATCATGTTGCTGGTAGCTTTTGGCACGTATGTCAGCTCTAAAAAAACAGGCAACCCCCTTGAGCAGGGGCCTGTTGAAACTGACAATTTACAATCCGGCCAGGCAAGCCAGGGAGAGAATTCACAAAGCGCAAATTCTGGCGCACAAGCGCAAACAACTGCAGGTGTCACTCCTGATGATTCTAATGGGCCAAAAGACCCGAGAATTGTTGAAAAAGAATCCAGATTCCCGCGATATGTTGAATTAACTGGAACACAAAAGCAATTCAACACCGACCATGACATCACAATAGGCGAATACATTGGAAAAAAGGTAATTATTGTTGATTTCTGGACATACAGTTGCATAAATTGCCAGAGAACTTTGCCCTACATCACATCCTGGTGGGATAAGTACAAGGATCAGGGGCTTTTAATTATAGGGGTCCACACCCCTGAATTTGACTTTGAAAAAGACGCGGACAACCTGCAAAAGGCAATTGAGAAATTTGGCGTTGAATATCCGGTTGTGCAGGACAACAACTTCCAGACATGGAGGGCTTACAAAAACAGGTACTGGCCAAGAAAATATATGATTGACATTGATGGATTCATTGTGTATGACCACATTGGCGAAGGGGCATACAAGGAAACCGAACAGCTGATCCAGCAGCTTCTTGAAGAGAGAAAGGAAGTCCTGGGGGAAGCTGCAGACATACCCAAAAGCATCACTTCATTTGAATCTGATTCGGGGCAAATTGCTGTAAGGGCCGCCATCTCGCCGGAAATGTATTTTGGATATGGCACCCTGCGGGGCAATTTTGGAAATACAGCGGGGCCGATGGCAGGTGAAACAGCTGAATACACTCTTCCGGCGGAAATGGCTGTGGATAATTTTTATCTGGAGGGAAATTGGCTGAGCAATAAAGATAATCTTGAAACAACAGGCCCGACCAGCAAAATGCTCCTTAAATACAGGGGAAGACAGGTTAACATAGTGGCGGGCGCCATGAAAAGCTCCACGCTTTCTCTTAAAATAGATGGAAATCCACTAACCTCAGACCAAATGGGAACAGATGTAAATGAAGATGGCACTGTTGTCATAAGCCCATTTGGGTTATATGGGCTTGTTCAGGGTGAATATGGCACGCATACATTGGAAATCACAGCTCAAGACCCGGGCATAATGCTGTATACTTTTACTTTCGGCTAGACAGAAACCTCTATGATACATATTTGATTGCGTAAAATCCGCCGACTAAAAGAATCAATCCCAGCAGGGCCAGCCATTCAAAATATTTCTCAATTATCTCCTTAATCCTTGGCCCAAAGAAATAGAGCATCGCTGCAACGAGGAAATATCTCAACCCTCTTCCTAATATTGAGGCCAAAACAAGCGTGTGGATTGGTATGCTCCACACTCCTGCTGCAATTGTGAATACCTTATACGGGATTGGGGTCAGGGCTGCTGCAAGAATATATAAAAACGCATTGCTTTCATAGTAGCTGCCGACCAATGCAAATTTTGCCTGGTAGCCGAGAGTCTCGATTATCCTGTGCCCTACTGTCTCGTACAATCCATGGCCAATATACCAGCCAAAAATGCCGCCCAGCACCGAAAATGTCGTTGTCAGGAATGCATAGAAGAATGCCCGTTTGGGCTTTGAAAGAGAAAGCGGCATCATCAATATATCCGGAGGGATTGGGAAAAAGGATGACTCAACAAATGCCAGGATGCACAAGGCAGCTGTCGCATACTTCTTGTCAGCCCAGGCCAACACCCAATTATATAGCCTTTTCATTATGCCGAATGTGTAGAAATGGAAGATATTCTTCTTCTCCACCCGGGATGCTGATCTCTCCTTGGCCATGCAAAAAAAAGAACAGACCTCAGTATAAAAAGGTTTAGGCAGGATATCCAAGACTGTTCGCAAGGCAAACCAAGCAGGAAGCCTTAAAATCTGCATTTTCCACCAGTCCATGGCTGGCGGCAGAAAACCATTAGGCGCTCCAGAAAGTGGAAAATGCAGGGCCTGAACGAGCGATCCCAGTGAACGGAGTGAGCGGGCATGCAGCCGGTCTGTGACCGCTTGTGGTCGCGAGTGATTGACAAGTGAAGTGCTGTCTCGGGAGGTCGCAGGCACATTGAAAAAGTGGAATTTCAAAGTATCCGAAATTTATAATTATCACCTTAAAGATCCAAGAATAAAGAAGGGATACACTATTATTAATAGAATTGAGCTGAATGGTCAGGCTAACTTTGATTTATGGCTCAGAAAAGTTAGATTTCTCAGTCCGAAGCACCTTGAAAAAATCAGAAAATGGAAGGAAAAATAGCGGGGGGTAGATTTGAATTCGGTGACAGTCCTTCCAACTGCCTCTACCGACCTGTGGGTTATGAGCCCACCGGGCACTCCTGACTGCCCTACCCCGCTATAAAATTATTCAAGCTGTCAGACGTTTATAAATGTCACGATTTTCCACCAGTGGTTTTTGACACTTTAGGTTTTCACAGGCACATTCAAAGGAGTAACATCACATTTTTTAAACACCTCCTGACTTCCGTAGGAGAATGGGGGATGAATTGTCGTCTGCAGTAGATGTACAGCAAACAACTGCTCAGTCAGAGCCACAGCTTCGTATTCAGCCCAAAGATATTGCGAGGTGGCTTGGAGCTGCTTTTGATTTTGTGCTCAAGCACAAGTTTGCCTGTCTGCTTGTTCTTGTTTTGCTGCTGCAGGTGCTTCCTAATTATGGATATTTGCCGTGGGGCGGGATTTGGATGCGGATGCAGACACAGGGGATGGCGCACGCATACCAGCTTGCCACAAGGGATGTTACTGAGGAAATGCTTGGAAAGATTGAACAGAAGGTTGGTGAAAAACTGCCTGAGAAGAACATCAATGAGCGAAAGGCGCTTGCTGCTCAGGAGTTTTTTCGGCGGAGGGAGTATTACTGGCAATTGATGCAGAGCAGGATTGATCAAAAGGCACTGGAGTTTCGGGCTTCATTTGCTTACGAGCAGGGTGGAAAAATGTTTTCCTATCCTTATGATGTTGACTCATTTTACTTTTTGAGGTTTGCAAGGAATATTGTGGAAAAAGGGATGAGAGGAGAGGTTGTTAAGGAGGGAAAAACTTATGATGCGCTTGCCACCGCTCCTTTGGGCAGCCCTATTGATGAAGCGACTCTTCACGTTTATTCAATGGCTTTTCTGTACAGGATTTTTCGGCTTGTTGACAGGAGTGTTCCTTTTTTGGAGGCAGCTGCTTTTCTTCCGGTTGCATTGGCAGTATTGACAATTATTTTTGCATTTTTGCTCG is a genomic window containing:
- a CDS encoding pyridoxal phosphate-dependent aminotransferase, whose amino-acid sequence is MHISSRTNGLGTENAFVVLADVNRRIREGQDIISFCIGQPDFDTPQNIKDAAIDALRKGKTGYTDSAGVHEVREAIAHHLSTSRRIQVKPEDVVIANGAKPFIAFAILSTTDYGKGDEVIYPNPGFPIYESQIIANGAVPVQLPLTEKKGFGFEIGELKKRITAKTRMLIINTPQNPTGGILSGEDLNEVARLAKKHDFWVFSDEIYSQIVYDGEFRSIASIPGMFERTIILDGASKAYAMTGWRMGFAANPVMAPHMAKWMTNMESCANHIAQYAMKEAFSGPQKETAKMVATFKKRRDLIVKLLNDIGGVSCLSPGGAFYAFPNVTQACKRLKLRNAEELRKLLLENGVAVLADTHFGKKDPNETQHYIRLSYATSTENIIEGCKRMKKTIEGEK
- a CDS encoding redoxin domain-containing protein — encoded protein: MKKMQRNIWLGITIMLLVAFGTYVSSKKTGNPLEQGPVETDNLQSGQASQGENSQSANSGAQAQTTAGVTPDDSNGPKDPRIVEKESRFPRYVELTGTQKQFNTDHDITIGEYIGKKVIIVDFWTYSCINCQRTLPYITSWWDKYKDQGLLIIGVHTPEFDFEKDADNLQKAIEKFGVEYPVVQDNNFQTWRAYKNRYWPRKYMIDIDGFIVYDHIGEGAYKETEQLIQQLLEERKEVLGEAADIPKSITSFESDSGQIAVRAAISPEMYFGYGTLRGNFGNTAGPMAGETAEYTLPAEMAVDNFYLEGNWLSNKDNLETTGPTSKMLLKYRGRQVNIVAGAMKSSTLSLKIDGNPLTSDQMGTDVNEDGTVVISPFGLYGLVQGEYGTHTLEITAQDPGIMLYTFTFG
- a CDS encoding DedA family protein — protein: MAKERSASRVEKKNIFHFYTFGIMKRLYNWVLAWADKKYATAALCILAFVESSFFPIPPDILMMPLSLSKPKRAFFYAFLTTTFSVLGGIFGWYIGHGLYETVGHRIIETLGYQAKFALVGSYYESNAFLYILAAALTPIPYKVFTIAAGVWSIPIHTLVLASILGRGLRYFLVAAMLYFFGPRIKEIIEKYFEWLALLGLILLVGGFYAIKYVS
- a CDS encoding cation:proton antiporter, producing the protein MEIFIITLLTIILALILAKIIGELFEKMGQSAVLGELMVGIVMGPSLLHILQPGENEVFTFLAEIGVILLLFEVGLESNVYKLLKSGMTATLVACVGVAVPLITGYAYFALSGHPSTVALFIGATLTATSVGITMRVLSDIKRIDTEEGRIILGAAVIDDVIGLIILSIVTGIVELGKVSIFGIGKITFVSVLFLVLTTWVGIKFTPWLFRYINRMQVRGSVIVFAFALSLILAVMANLIGLATIVGAFAAGLILERTEQKEHIHERIQPVADMFVPLFFIQAGAYIDVHVLANLSNLGFIIVLTLIAIAGKLASGIAVIGKKANPWAIGIGMIPRGEVGLIFATFGLTSGLIDASLYGVLVIMIMLTTFITPPLLKPIMLKLKVKGSKD
- a CDS encoding sulfite exporter TauE/SafE family protein, coding for MVEVSLIAAFIGGIISFLSPCVLPLIPGFLAYLSGTSLGDTGKGSRAKMFLNSVFFVLGFSSVFALLGVLLNTVLESSSYSVQTWLGRIGGIIIIFFGLYLLGLIKIPFLERDHKLKVTTKFSISYVTSFVFGAAFAVGWSPCVGAVLGSILALAASQPGMSFALLAVYALGLGLPFLIVGLFSGQAITLINKSEKFLKYFNIVVGIFLLILGVLVFTGTLNLVANFSFVNNFLLR
- a CDS encoding winged helix-turn-helix transcriptional regulator, which produces MKHILLYLIAGTRGGETRARIINFLRKKPSNAHKLAKSLKLDYKTITHHLEILIDNKILGVTTQKKYGAVYYLDEFFEKEISTFDEIVAKFGQDLGKSN